The Coffea arabica cultivar ET-39 chromosome 1e, Coffea Arabica ET-39 HiFi, whole genome shotgun sequence genome has a window encoding:
- the LOC113733781 gene encoding F-box protein At2g27310-like, with amino-acid sequence MASLSSDLFYDILRRLDGATLAGAACACAAFSSISKEERLWENVCSSMWPSTSRDDVRSLISSIGGFKKFYADCFPLIVNKEVPEFRFNDYLHHPEEWNEADYYDDMDELETFSPSDFVSIVDIRYKDQTICSKVLWGIPNANGLNGWFFNCPFRIDLLTNSARDDDHAGEVKLSVSDGLPPITSMEKERKDGKLWQDLHDGIRLSWILVNSKIKQAANLSSWSSLGGQRHWPTDKDFLIRFGSVLPAKDILPCPAVECILLMRFRVIHTEGIGVQTTLKLTELSMQLEDMEGAHVNGRNSLLVLKEALSCRRSKNYSEALESCLLYSKVQSELKEEKMRNESRLDRIFILGGIAVCMTFCYYFL; translated from the coding sequence GATGGTGCAACATTGGCTGGTGCAGCATGTGCTTGCGCAGCATTTTCCTCCATCTCAAAGGAAGAGAGATTATGGGAAAATGTTTGCTCTTCCATGTGGCCCTCAACAAGCAGGGATGATGTCAGAAGTCTGATATCATCTATTGGTGGATTTAAAAAGTTCTATGCTGATTGTTTCCCTCTTATAGTGAACAAGGAAGTTCCCGAGTTTCGGTTTAATGACTATCTTCACCATCCTGAAGAATGGAATGAAGCTGATTACTATGATGATATGGATGAACTGGAAACTTTCTCACCATCAGATTTTGTTTCTATAGTGGATATAAGGTACAAGGACCAAACCATCTGCTCGAAAGTCCTTTGGGGCATCCCAAATGCTAACGGCTTGAATGGTTGGTTTTTCAATTGTCCTTTCCGGATTGATCTGCTCACCAACTCTGCCAGGGATGATGACCATGCTGGTGAAGTAAAGCTCTCTGTTTCAGACGGATTGCCTCCGATCACATcaatggaaaaagaaaggaaagacgGGAAGCTTTGGCAAGATCTCCACGATGGAATCCGCTTAAGTTGGATTCTTGTGAACAGCAAAATTAAGCAGGCTGCTAATCTCTCAAGCTGGAGCTCTCTCGGAGGGCAGAGACATTGGCCAACTGACAAGGATTTTTTGATAAGATTTGGATCCGTTCTTCCTGCCAAGGACATTCTTCCATGTCCTGCAGTCGAATGCATCCTTTTAATGAGGTTTAGGGTGATCCATACGGAGGGGATTGGAGTCCAGACAACTCTCAAGTTGACAGAACTGAGCATGCAACTGGAAGATATGGAAGGTGCTCATGTAAATGGCAGAAACAGTTTGCTTGTCCTAAAAGAAGCACTGAGCTGCAGGAGGAGCAAAAATTATAGCGAGGCCCTCGAGTCTTGTCTTCTGTACTCGAAGGTGCAGAGTGAACTAAAAGAGGAAAAGATGAGAAATGAAAGCAGGTTGGatagaatttttattttagGTGGCATTGCAGTATGTATGACATTCTGTTACTACTTTTTGTGA
- the LOC113733770 gene encoding protein trichome birefringence-like 10 isoform X1 produces MCKGAEAPGPEGFPKTSPLDFFKKFRRLKPPALELTSPGAFGCLFFSFCLIFCILLLDYRTANRGFGLHGHSLLRTWFGLNSSFSSSSAEPGDLGNGKVNFLEAGGSGCDIFDGNWMWDESYPLYQSEDCKFLDPGFRCSENGRPDKFYTKWRWQPKDCYLPRFDAKRMLENLRNRRLAFVGDSIGRNQWESLLCMLSSAVSDKTSIYEVNGNSITKHSGSLSFKFGDFNCSIEYYRAPFLVVQGRAPAGAPVNVKMTIKLDQMDWSSSNWKDADVLVFNSGHWWNYEKTIRGGCYFQEGAEVEMDMSVQSAFHRSIQTLVDWIRREVNLKKTHVFFRSYAPVHFRGGDWKTGGSCHLETLPELVSSRLPSETSVEVRTTTDVFVNLIKKSELQNVELLNVSRMTSQRKDGHSSLYYLGPKAGPAPLHRQDCSHWCLPGVPDSWNELLYAALLRKELTDAQNSAQHLHPPPL; encoded by the exons ATGTGTAAAGGAGCGGAAGCACCGGGACCTGAAGGCTTCCCCAAAACGTCCCCCTTGGATTTCTTCAAGAAATTCAGGCGCTTGAAGCCCCCCGCTCTTGAGCTCACTTCTCCTGGTGCTTTTGGCTGTTTATTCTTCagcttttgtttgattttttgtattCTTTTACTGGATTACAGAACGGCCAACAGGGGTTTCGGCTTGCATGGCCACAGTTTACTTCGCACTTGGTTTGGTCTCAATAGTTCCTTTTCTTCATCGTCAGCAGAACCCGGGGATTTAGGAAATGGGAAAGTGAATTTCCTCGAAGCTGGAGGTAGTGGATGTGATATCTTCGATGGTAATTGGATGTGGGACGAGAGTTATCCTCTCTATCAATCAGAAGATTGTAAGTTTTTGGATCCCGGATTTCGGTGCTCTGAGAATGGCAGGCCTGATAAATTCTATACTAAGTGGCGATGGCAGCCCAAAGATTGCTACTTGCCCAG GTTTGATGCAAAAAGGATGTTGGAAAATTTGAGGAACAGACGCCTTGCATTTGTTGGGGACTCAATTGGAAGAAACCAGTGGGAATCCCTTCTTTGTATGTTGTCTTCTGCAGTCTCCGATAAGACCTCAATATATGAAGTTAATGGGAATTCAATCACAAAGCACTCAGGTTCCCTAAGCTTTAAGTTCGGGGATTTCAACTGTTCTATTGAGTACTATAGAGCTCCCTTTCTAGTAGTGCAGGGTCGTGCACCTGCTGGAGCTCCAGTAAACGTCAAGATGACTATAAAACTAGATCAAATGGATTGGAGCTCTTCCAACTGGAAAGATGCAGATGTGCTAGTTTTCAACAGTGGGCACTGGTGGAATTATGAGAAAACTATTAGAGG GGGTTGTTACTTCCAAGAAGGAGCAGAAGTTGAGATGGATATGAGCGTACAGAGTGCATTTCACAGGTCAATTCAGACACTGGTTGATTGGATAAGGCGTGAGGTCAATCTAAAGAAGACACACGTATTTTTCCGCAGCTATGCTCCTGTACATTTCAG AGGTGGGGACTGGAAGACTGGTGGTAGCTGTCATCTGGAGACACTGCCTGAATTGGTTTCATCACGATTGCCATCTGAAACATCAGTTGAAGTAAGAACAACAACTGATGTGTTTGTGAATCTCATAAAGAAGTCTGAATTGCAGAATGTAGAACTACTGAATGTGTCACGAATGACGTCTCAGAGGAAAGATGGTCACTCATCTTTGTATTATTTAGGGCCCAAGGCCGGACCAGCTCCTCTCCATCGGCAAGACTGTAGCCACTGGTGCCTGCCTGGTGTTCCTGATTCATGGAACGAACTTCTCTATGCTGCGTTACTCAGAAAGGAATTAACTGATGCACAAAATTCAGCACAACATTTGCATCCACCTCCGCTCTAG
- the LOC113733770 gene encoding protein trichome birefringence-like 11 isoform X2, translating into MCKGAEAPGPEGFPKTSPLDFFKKFRRLKPPALELTSPGAFGCLFFSFCLIFCILLLDYRTANRGFGLHGHSLLRTWFGLNSSFSSSSAEPGDLGNGKVNFLEAGGSGCDIFDGNWMWDESYPLYQSEDCKFLDPGFRCSENGRPDKFYTKWRWQPKDCYLPRFDAKRMLENLRNRRLAFVGDSIGRNQWESLLCMLSSAVSDKTSIYEVNGNSITKHSGSLSFKFGDFNCSIEYYRAPFLVVQGRAPAGAPVNVKMTIKLDQMDWSSSNWKDADVLVFNSGHWWNYEKTIRGGCYFQEGAEVEMDMSVQSAFHRSIQTLVDWIRREVNLKKTHVFFRSYAPVHFRGGDWKTGGSCHLETLPELVSSRLPSETSVEGPRPDQLLSIGKTVATGACLVFLIHGTNFSMLRYSERN; encoded by the exons ATGTGTAAAGGAGCGGAAGCACCGGGACCTGAAGGCTTCCCCAAAACGTCCCCCTTGGATTTCTTCAAGAAATTCAGGCGCTTGAAGCCCCCCGCTCTTGAGCTCACTTCTCCTGGTGCTTTTGGCTGTTTATTCTTCagcttttgtttgattttttgtattCTTTTACTGGATTACAGAACGGCCAACAGGGGTTTCGGCTTGCATGGCCACAGTTTACTTCGCACTTGGTTTGGTCTCAATAGTTCCTTTTCTTCATCGTCAGCAGAACCCGGGGATTTAGGAAATGGGAAAGTGAATTTCCTCGAAGCTGGAGGTAGTGGATGTGATATCTTCGATGGTAATTGGATGTGGGACGAGAGTTATCCTCTCTATCAATCAGAAGATTGTAAGTTTTTGGATCCCGGATTTCGGTGCTCTGAGAATGGCAGGCCTGATAAATTCTATACTAAGTGGCGATGGCAGCCCAAAGATTGCTACTTGCCCAG GTTTGATGCAAAAAGGATGTTGGAAAATTTGAGGAACAGACGCCTTGCATTTGTTGGGGACTCAATTGGAAGAAACCAGTGGGAATCCCTTCTTTGTATGTTGTCTTCTGCAGTCTCCGATAAGACCTCAATATATGAAGTTAATGGGAATTCAATCACAAAGCACTCAGGTTCCCTAAGCTTTAAGTTCGGGGATTTCAACTGTTCTATTGAGTACTATAGAGCTCCCTTTCTAGTAGTGCAGGGTCGTGCACCTGCTGGAGCTCCAGTAAACGTCAAGATGACTATAAAACTAGATCAAATGGATTGGAGCTCTTCCAACTGGAAAGATGCAGATGTGCTAGTTTTCAACAGTGGGCACTGGTGGAATTATGAGAAAACTATTAGAGG GGGTTGTTACTTCCAAGAAGGAGCAGAAGTTGAGATGGATATGAGCGTACAGAGTGCATTTCACAGGTCAATTCAGACACTGGTTGATTGGATAAGGCGTGAGGTCAATCTAAAGAAGACACACGTATTTTTCCGCAGCTATGCTCCTGTACATTTCAG AGGTGGGGACTGGAAGACTGGTGGTAGCTGTCATCTGGAGACACTGCCTGAATTGGTTTCATCACGATTGCCATCTGAAACATCAGTTGAA GGCCCAAGGCCGGACCAGCTCCTCTCCATCGGCAAGACTGTAGCCACTGGTGCCTGCCTGGTGTTCCTGATTCATGGAACGAACTTCTCTATGCTGCGTTACTCAGAAAGGAATTAA